The Micromonospora sp. NBC_01740 genome includes a window with the following:
- a CDS encoding immune inhibitor A domain-containing protein translates to MGLLGLSLTATGLAFGSSATAAPQPKLPTAAPSVAEPAHVDHDLPNPLEDKRRALRQEGLSDVLSGRAKPQKVNGSTVVKVGKTQAEGAAARSTRANAATQTEDQYVELSREKTDRIFVILAEFGNERHPSYPDQDTDPDTAGPTRFDGPLHNEIPQPNRAVDNSTVWQADYNADYYRKLYFGTNPGDESVKQYYEAQSSGRYSVDGTVTDWVKVKYNEARYGRSGGYPCASNVCTNTWALVRDAANQWVADQKAAGRTDAQITADLKAMDQWDRYDHDGDANFNEPDGYIDHFQIVHSGGDEADGDPHQGEDAIWSHRWYAFASDQNSTGPVGNLAGGTQIGNTGIWIGDYTIQPENGGRSVFYHEYAHDLGLPDDYNVTSGGDNNNEHWTLMAQSRLGAKTDAGIGDRGGDLGAWNKLQLGWLDYEVVVAGQKRTMTLGPQEYNSDEAQAVVVVLPKRDYTFEHGAPFEGSKQFFSGNADDLNSTMTRTLDFTGKSSAALSMKGRYNIEADYDYLFFEASLDGGQSWVTLPGTANGQPLKEISAGRYALDGSSGGEWVDVNIPMDVAAGKVAQFRLRYQTDGGVSEGGFYGDAITVTADGQTVLSDGAETGAAGWTLAGGFETAEKSYTKAYDNYYIAGTRQYISYDKYLKTGPYFFGYSNTRPDYVDHYAYQEGLLISYWNTRWADNDTFAHPGEGRNLIIDAHPRPIYNLTGQPWRSRVQVYDAPFSLKKADSFTLHLNSQPQYIRGQAAQPLFDDTQQYWFPELPNHGVKLPATGTKIKVLEKDGNNTKIRIS, encoded by the coding sequence GTGGGTCTGCTCGGGCTTTCGCTGACGGCGACGGGACTGGCGTTCGGTTCGTCCGCCACCGCCGCGCCGCAGCCGAAGTTGCCGACGGCCGCTCCGTCGGTCGCCGAGCCAGCCCATGTCGACCACGACCTGCCGAACCCGCTGGAGGACAAGCGTCGCGCCCTGCGCCAGGAGGGCCTGAGCGACGTCCTCTCCGGCCGGGCCAAGCCGCAGAAGGTCAACGGCAGCACGGTCGTCAAGGTCGGCAAGACCCAGGCCGAGGGGGCTGCCGCCCGCTCGACCCGGGCCAACGCCGCCACCCAGACCGAGGACCAGTACGTCGAGCTCTCCCGGGAGAAGACGGACCGGATCTTCGTCATCCTCGCCGAGTTCGGCAACGAGCGGCACCCGAGCTACCCGGACCAGGACACCGACCCGGACACCGCGGGTCCGACCCGGTTCGACGGGCCGCTGCACAACGAGATCCCCCAGCCCAACCGGGCGGTGGACAACTCCACGGTGTGGCAGGCGGACTACAACGCCGACTACTACCGCAAGCTCTACTTCGGCACCAACCCCGGTGACGAGTCGGTGAAGCAGTACTACGAGGCCCAGTCCTCGGGTCGCTACAGCGTCGACGGCACCGTCACCGACTGGGTGAAGGTGAAGTACAACGAGGCCCGCTACGGTCGCTCCGGCGGCTACCCGTGCGCCTCGAACGTCTGCACCAACACCTGGGCGCTGGTCCGCGACGCCGCCAACCAGTGGGTCGCCGACCAGAAGGCCGCCGGCCGCACCGACGCCCAGATCACCGCCGACCTCAAGGCGATGGACCAGTGGGACCGGTACGACCACGACGGCGACGCCAACTTCAACGAGCCGGACGGCTACATCGACCACTTCCAGATCGTCCACTCCGGTGGCGACGAGGCCGACGGTGACCCGCACCAGGGCGAGGACGCCATCTGGAGCCACCGCTGGTACGCCTTCGCGTCCGACCAGAACTCGACCGGCCCGGTCGGCAACCTGGCCGGCGGCACCCAGATCGGCAACACCGGCATCTGGATCGGCGACTACACCATCCAGCCGGAGAACGGCGGCCGGAGCGTCTTCTACCACGAGTACGCGCACGACCTCGGTCTGCCGGACGACTACAACGTCACCAGTGGTGGGGACAACAACAACGAGCACTGGACCCTGATGGCCCAGAGCCGGCTCGGTGCCAAGACCGACGCCGGCATCGGTGACCGTGGCGGCGACCTCGGCGCGTGGAACAAGCTCCAGCTCGGCTGGCTCGACTACGAGGTGGTCGTCGCGGGGCAGAAGCGGACCATGACCCTCGGCCCGCAGGAGTACAACAGCGACGAGGCGCAGGCCGTCGTCGTGGTGCTCCCGAAGCGTGACTACACGTTCGAGCACGGCGCGCCCTTCGAGGGCAGCAAGCAGTTCTTCTCCGGCAACGCGGACGACCTCAACAGCACGATGACCCGGACCCTGGACTTCACCGGGAAGTCGTCGGCGGCCCTGTCGATGAAGGGCCGCTACAACATCGAGGCCGACTACGACTACCTGTTCTTCGAGGCGTCGCTGGACGGCGGCCAGTCCTGGGTGACCCTGCCCGGCACGGCCAACGGCCAGCCGCTCAAGGAGATCTCCGCCGGTCGCTACGCGCTGGACGGCAGCAGCGGCGGCGAGTGGGTCGACGTCAACATCCCCATGGACGTGGCGGCGGGCAAGGTCGCGCAGTTCCGGCTGCGCTACCAGACCGACGGCGGCGTCTCCGAGGGTGGCTTCTACGGTGACGCGATCACCGTGACCGCCGACGGCCAGACCGTCCTCTCCGACGGCGCCGAGACCGGTGCCGCGGGCTGGACGCTCGCCGGTGGCTTCGAGACCGCCGAGAAGAGCTACACCAAGGCGTACGACAACTACTACATCGCGGGCACCCGGCAGTACATCTCGTACGACAAGTACCTGAAGACCGGCCCGTACTTCTTCGGCTACTCGAACACCCGCCCGGACTACGTGGACCACTACGCGTACCAGGAGGGTCTGCTGATCTCCTACTGGAACACCCGCTGGGCGGACAACGACACGTTCGCGCACCCGGGTGAGGGTCGCAACCTGATCATCGACGCGCACCCGCGGCCGATCTACAACCTGACCGGCCAGCCCTGGCGGTCCCGCGTCCAGGTCTACGACGCGCCGTTCAGCCTGAAGAAGGCCGACTCGTTCACGCTGCACCTCAACAGCCAGCCGCAGTACATCCGTGGCCAGGCGGCGCAGCCGCTGTTCGACGACACCCAGCAGTACTGGTTCCCGGAGCTGCCGAACCACGGCGTCAAGCTCCCGGCCACCGGCACCAAGATCAAGGTCCTGGAGAAGGACGGCAACAACACCAAGATCCGCATCTCCTGA
- a CDS encoding alpha/beta fold hydrolase, with translation MTEQRGGPVDESCVLTEGPWTHRFVGANGSRFHVVEAGTGPMVLFLHGFPEHWWAWHEMLPAIADAGFRAVAVDLRGYGASDKPPRGYDGYTLAADVAGLIRALGERSATVVGTGVGGMIAWTVASFHPSLVRRLVVLGAPHPLRLRAAIFADPRGQFAAATPTLKFQLPRYEHVLTRDDAAAVEEMLRRWGGPRWVDGPGFEAYAQRCREAMRIPQAAFCALEGYRWAFRSVLRLHGYRFVRLMQKPLITPTLQLHGALDEASLPRTAQGSGRYVVAPYEWRLLDDIGHFPHMEAGDLVLGEVLRWAKS, from the coding sequence ATGACCGAGCAGCGCGGCGGGCCCGTCGACGAGTCCTGCGTCCTCACCGAGGGGCCGTGGACGCACCGGTTCGTCGGCGCCAACGGCAGTCGCTTCCACGTCGTGGAGGCCGGCACCGGCCCGATGGTGCTCTTCCTGCACGGCTTCCCCGAGCACTGGTGGGCCTGGCACGAGATGCTGCCGGCGATCGCCGACGCCGGCTTCCGGGCCGTCGCGGTCGACCTGCGCGGCTACGGCGCCAGCGACAAGCCGCCCCGGGGGTACGACGGCTACACCCTCGCGGCCGACGTCGCCGGCCTGATCCGGGCCCTCGGCGAACGCTCCGCCACCGTGGTGGGCACCGGCGTCGGCGGCATGATCGCGTGGACGGTGGCCTCGTTCCACCCGTCGTTGGTCCGCCGGCTGGTGGTGCTCGGCGCCCCCCACCCGCTGCGGCTGCGGGCCGCGATCTTCGCCGACCCGCGCGGGCAGTTCGCCGCCGCCACGCCCACCCTGAAGTTCCAGCTGCCCCGCTACGAGCACGTGCTGACCCGCGACGACGCGGCGGCCGTCGAGGAGATGCTGCGCCGCTGGGGCGGGCCGCGCTGGGTCGACGGGCCGGGCTTCGAGGCGTACGCCCAGCGGTGCCGGGAGGCCATGCGCATCCCGCAGGCCGCGTTCTGCGCCCTGGAGGGCTACCGCTGGGCGTTCCGCTCGGTGCTCCGCCTGCACGGCTACCGCTTCGTCCGGCTGATGCAGAAGCCGCTGATCACGCCGACCCTCCAGCTGCACGGCGCGCTCGACGAGGCTTCCCTGCCGCGTACCGCCCAGGGCTCCGGCCGGTACGTGGTCGCGCCCTACGAGTGGCGGCTCCTGGACGACATCGGGCACTTCCCGCACATGGAGGCCGGCGACCTGGTGCTGGGCGAGGTCCTGCGCTGGGCGAAGTCCTGA